The genomic stretch TAAGGCTGAAGTCTTAGAGCTATACTGAGCACATCTTTTACACgtctttttgatttttgtgttCTGTCACAGGGGTTAACCATGCCCCGCTGGACAAGAAGAGTGGGGAGGGGATAGTAACTCACGGAGAGGTGGCCAAAGGTTATCCTGAGGAAAAGATAACAGATGTGAAAGACATCGAGGCTCTCCTACAATCTGTGGAGGATAAAAGAGACCTCTCCGAAGACGAACGCAGCCAAGAATCCTGGAGTCTGGGTGATGAGAAGGAGAAGAGACACGAGAACGAAGAGGAAGGAGAGCGGGAGAAGAGGAGCAGCTGGAAGCCTGGAAGGTACCACCAAAGGAAACACAAacgaggagaagaggaaaaagatgaaGACAATGAGCGCAGTCAGGAGAGCTGGGGGATCGACGAAAAGAGATCTGAAGACGAAGGAGATGTAGAGCAAGAGAAGAGGAACTGGAGGCCTGGTAGATACcaccaaagaaaacacaaacgcAATGAGGAATCTTTTGGAGGAGAGATGGAAGAGCCAGAGGAAGAACGTAGCCAAGAATACTGGGATGTGGACAAAAGGCAAGGGaacgaggacgaggaggagagagacaaacGCATATGGAAGCCCACACATCGCTACCACCACAAGAAAAAGCTCCACAAACGTGGTGATGAACCattggaggaggaagaagatggTGAACGCAGCCAGGAGTCCTGGGGTCTTGACAAGAGGGACTGGAGGGCCGGCAGATTTCACCAGAGGAGACACAAACGTGACGAAGAGCTCGCCGAAGAAGCCGGGGAAGAGCCAGAAGAAGAACGCAGCCAGGAGTCCTGGGGTCTCGACAAGAGGGACTGGAGGGCTGGAAGGTACCACCAGAGGAGACACAAGCGTGACAAAGAACTCTCTGAGGAAGAGCCAGAAGAAGAACGCAGCCAGGAATCTTGGGGTCTCGACAAGAGGGACTGGAGGGCTGGCAGATTCCACCAGAGGAGACACAAGCGTGACGAAGAGCTCTCCGAGGAAGAGCCAGAAGAACAACGCAGCCAGGAATCTTGGGGTCTCGACAAGAGGGACCGGAGGGCTGGCAGATTCCACCAGAGGAGACACAAGCGTGACGAAGAGCTCTCAGAGGAAGAGCCAGAAGAAGAACGCAGCCAGGAATCTTGGGGTCTTGACAAGAGGGACTGGAGGGCTGGCAGATTCCACCAGAGGAGACACAAGCGTGACGAAGAGCTCTCCGAGGAAGCCGGGGAAGAGCCGGATGAAGAACGCAGCCAGGAGTCCTGGGACTTTGATACTGGAAGAGAAAAGCGGGAATGGAGGGCCGGCAGGTACCACCAGAGGAGACACAAGCGTGATGAAGAGCTCTCTGAGGAGGTGAGAGAAGAGCCTGAGGAGGAACGCAGCCAGGAGTCCTGGGGCCTTGACAAAAGACATGGAAAAGAAGAGCAAGAAATAGAAAAGCGTATATGGAAACCGACACATCGATACCACCATAAAAAGAAGTTTCACAAGCGTGGTGGatcagaagaagaggaagaacagAGGGGTGATTCAGAAGAATATGAGGAGACTTCAAAGGACGGGGACCATGTAATGAGGTATCCAACAACTCATGCTGCTTATTTCAATACAATGCTTTGTATTCTGCACCCCAATGCACAAAACACTGCCCAGCTCAGTAACACCACTTCCCAATCAATTGGGATCAAATCCCTTAGTAGTGTACATATGCTGGCAAAATAATATTGTTGTTTAAACAGAAAGTAATTTGGGCTGTTTTTCAGGTATCTAGCAGAAAAGCGCAATCCATGGATTTTCAGAGGTTTCTACCATCCTGCGTGGTATAAAAGGGATTCAAATGAGAATGCTGCTAATAACAAGGTAGGCATTATGTTATACACTTATTTTCCTGCCTATATTAAGCAGACAAATTTCTGCCTATTGCTTTCAATTAGTGGCAACCGAAACATGTAGATTAAGAATATTTGATCTTTCTAAAAATGTcttatgtattttataaatcCTAGCCTAGTAAACCTTTTAGCACGTCTGCTTAATATTGTTTGGTATTGACCCAGCACCggtacattttctaaaatattaacCATTTTGATTATCAATTACCAGTAATGTTTTGATCAGCAGAGCAGATCATTTTGCATTGATTGTACAGTTTAGACATAATGTGATTCTGTCTTTAATGTGTTCAGATGGATAAACTGGCCAAGGTGCTGAGCTATAAGATAAACCAGCTGGCCAGCCGTTCTAATCAAGAGGAGCCAAAGAGGAGCATGCACCAGAGAGCACTTACCCCGCCGGAGGTAAACAcggcttttaaacaaaaagaccTTTATGGCTGGGAATTTATTTGCTGTCACGTTCACCTTTAATTAGACCACTgaactgaaaatacattttacatctaAGACCACGTAGCAGCCAGGAGGCAAAACTCATGTTTGAAATCCCCTTTgatcaaaaatgtaaagaacCTTAATTCTGCTGGCATTTCCATAAAACAAATTGTCCCCTTTTATATAAAGCTGACCCAGTAAAGCCATGAAGCACATCAAGTGCCTCTGCCACACTGTTtcacagtggggggggggcaaaagcAAGCAACCATGCTCATTATGGAAATGTCTAGTCTACATGGGGATGTCAGGATTTAGCCTTCAGAGCATCAGTGAATATGCATCTGTGCAAATGCACATCAAGAACTGCCCGCCACGAGCATGTCCGAAATACATGAAGGAGAAATATAACCAGTATATCAGAGGGCAGTGACTCGATCCTCAACTTTGGAATAAGCAAGAAGGATTTTACTGTCTGTGTAAAATCAGTTCTTTCTCACAGAATCTCTTGTTCAGCATCAACACGTTTGCGGTTTTATTTGCGCACCACCTTTTTTATTACTGCTGCAGTAATCACACTAAGAACCCCATGATTATAGCCTCCTAGAGCAATCAAAGTCATAATATGGTCATTAAAAAAGAGAGCAGCGGCCTGTAGAGACCTCCCTTCATCTTGTCACATACTTAAAGCAGAAAAAGTAAGGTGGTGTAGTGATATCAGTTTTACAGCACCACAAATCAAGAGATAATTAGGTCATGTTTAACCTAAATGACCAATTTACATAGTACAAGTATATTACAaagatttcttgtttttttaggagAAAGAGCTGGAAAACCTTGCAGCGATGGACACGGAGCTGCAGAAAATCGCTGCCAAGCTGCATGACAACAGTGCATAACCAGAATGGACAGCATTTAAAGGCACTACCTGCTGCTGTCTTACTGTATGTCAGCGTTTTAGTGTgcttagtgttaaaaaaagacaaaaataaatcttggAGCCTTGCCAATGCATTTTATCCATATATTTGTGATATTCTGATGTTAAATTAATACGCATGGGAATGGTTTTGATGTTTACACATGAGAGAAAACTCAAATAATATATCTGagacaaattattatattattgtgttCTGAAGAGTTTGTTCAGTCTGCATTCAATAAAAGGAGTTATTCTGGGACCAAACAAATTACCTCTCAAATTATTTGTAGAAAAAATAAGTACACACATCAGGATTAGTACTGCTTTTTTAATCCTGTGCAGATAGATTTAACCCACAGTGAAGCTGCATTAGCAACTAGATCCTAACAAATGGCACTTTCTGCaggtacaataaaaaaaatcataacctAGAAGATGGAGAGCATTAActcaaaaacaaattgtcaCTTACTCTCAACTTAAATTTCAGAAATTCCTTACGCAATACACTGAGCTTACCCTGTCTAAACTGGCTTATAGTTTGCTCCTCAGCATATCAACTTTTATCTGCTCTGATCTGAACACATGGCAGGAAAAAGTGCTCTGTTGAATGCAAACCTGACACTCTAGTCCCCCTTATTCCAGATGTGTCAAATCAGTTCAGCAGAAAGAAGTCCATGCTGGAGGAGAATCTTTATAGGCCATTGGTAACGTGCCCTTAAAAGATGGAttcttctgtatttgtttatcCTTCAGTGTCTGTCAGTTTCAGTCTCTTTGCTGCTGGTTCCTCAGCTCGCCGGGAGCCTGCGGGTTTGGAGCGGTCCGCGGCAACCGTTGTTCCTGAGAGGAGGTATCCCCCGCCCCCGCTCATCAGTAGCACAGGATGTGTCCTGTTAGGCAACACCTAGGGACACAACGCAGAAATACAGTCAGGAGACAGTAATTCTAGAGGAAGAGCCGGCTGGAATAACACTTTGGTGTGGCGGGAATATCCGGGTATGCACATTGTTTTTATCTACTTGCTGCATAGTACACAATtctgaaaaaagcaacacaaacgtGTGGACAGTGAGCGCAAATTGAGGGGGGAAATTCAAGGGGATTGAAATGACAATTTCAATTCAGACAATTTAttcaaaaatgccaaacatccTTGTACTGTGAGAATGCACTGCTTTTTTATAGTTTGTCACTGCAAATTATGAATATTTAGAGTCAAACAATAGATGTTAGTTGGACCCAATTTGATATTTTGACCAAAagattaatttacaaaaacatgagaagaagaaataactcaaattttccaatttattttatagagCAGCCATAATACTATATACCAGTGCTGATTTACCTGGTAATGTCTGAGCCAGGTGTCTGTGAGCCTGAGGTTGACTGTACCGCCATGGTCCTTGAGCTTTGTGTAGCACTCAATTAGAGCCTACagagatggaggggggggggggaaataaacaTTAAGAGGACAACTGCAGTGTCAGCAATTTGGCGTGATCTTTTCAGCTACATAAGCACAAAAGGTAATAAAAGGCAAGGGCGTGATAGGCATAGTATATCCTTGGCAGTGACAGGAATGTCAGCTGCAGTAATGTTATAAGGGCATTTCCCACTGGAAGATTAAAAACCTGTGTGCAGTGGCGACATAACTAATTATCCTCATCTAAAACGTGTTGTGGTTCTGGTACATACCACTAGCTATGACGGTCTTACCTCTTTGTATTGGGAGTAGACAACAAAAGGCCTGGAGGGGGAGAGGAATTTGAGCAGGCCCATTAGGACTGGACACGGGTGAAACCGACTGGCTATGACCAACCTGCATGTGGGAAACAAACAGATGATGAAGCAAGCCTGTCCAATATGACATACACTGAAAACCGTGTACTTTGTTACTGGAAATGTGTATGTCGGCAATATCGATGCAAGTTATGGCCGGGATTTAGTACCCATTGTAGacattcatttcatatttaacgTCGCTGGATAAGACAGTCAAAGAGGCTGATTTAGGACAGCCTGCTCTAAGGTAGAGTTTATGATATAGCTGCTATGATGTGGAGAAGACTCGGGAGGAAAGTCAATCGGCTCACAGATCAATACTCATGTCACCCTCACAACACTTCATTAATCTTAAATAAGCTATAAAGCAAGTTCCTCATTTTGTATGACAGGAAGCTGCACAGCAATCACTTTGTTCACCTAGTAGGGGCATTGTGTGTGAGCTCAGAGAAAGGCATTCGACATGACTTTTATGGACATTTTTTCAATTCTTGAATCATCCATCACTTTGTAAATCCCTGTAGATCTATTTTAATTACTGTTGTTTACAACACGGCGCCATCCACAACTGACAAAGCCGCGGTGGAAGAGAAAGAGGCCGATGCTGAAAAGAACAGAGTGGTGCAGAGGAGCAGAAATGTGAAAGCAGAAGCCAAATCGGACACCAACCCGTCTGCATTCCTGCCTTCCAGcagggcagcagcagctgccAGCTTCTTCCGTTTCTCCTCCTGCTTCACCTTTTTTCCCTGAGcctaaaattaaatttaaaaaaaaataggacatTGAATTTCAGATCCAATTTCTTTACGTACATGCTTAATCCTGTtgttttcaaacacaaaaagacatgcCAGTAAAACAAGTGTCCTAAGTGGGTTCAGTAAATAGTGTGCATACTCTGGCTTCTTTGAGTTTCTCCCGCTCATCTTTCTCGTGGTCATGGGTACCATCAGCCTCAGTGTTGGTCTCCATGCTCTGTTCCTCTGGTTCTGCCTTAGGCTGGTTTTGCTCCTCTTCTGCAGACATGTCGGATTTCTTTGAATCTGTAATGTTGAGGGAGAGAATCTACCTCAGAGGCACGTCAAAGAATCTTAGTCTGTGTAGTCCATAAAAAGGTGAAACTATGATAACGTGACCATCCAGGAAATACCTGGTTTTCTATGGCATTTCAGAACTAACTTGCAGATACTCAGTTTCATCTAAAAACAAGCCTATACCAATCTTGGAgggattgtttttaaaaggcagGCTCTACCTGCACTGGGATCTTTGGCGGTGGTGTCCAGAGTGCCCGCCAGCAGAGCGTTGACATGGCAGATGGGAAACTCATGCAGCATATCGTGAAAATGTTCTGGGAAGCCAAAGCTCTCCACACCCGCCCGAACGGGCCCACCTCCTGGGTACATTTGGATCACTGAGCCATAGCCTGgatgaggaggaaagagagcGTAATTATACAGAAGGGCCAGTTAAGGCtttttgaatacattatttgtaTAGAAAACACTAAAATCATTTGGGAAAACGCATGAACACTGCAGAAAGGTTTACGGGACTGACCTACCCCCCATTCTTTCCATGACAGATCCCAGCACGAGGCCAGCACAAGTCTCAAAAACCAAAACTTTACTGCCAGCGTGGATGTTTGCCAGAGTCAACATCTGGGCAAGTGTGTCATACCGCAGGTGGCTGCATCACAGGAAAACATACACATCATACATCTCGCTCTGCTCTATTAAAGTCAACTTTCACACATGCATCTAATCCTTGTGCTGACTCACCAGATCTTCCCCGGTTCCCGGCCATGGTACATCATAGCCAGGATGCGACAGGACGGTTTTAGAATCGTCACAGTATTTTCATACCTGGAAAAGCACAGGCATGGTAACAGCTGATAACACTAATCACAACGCACTGCATTATATTATGTCAGAAACAAATTGTGGGTGCATCCTTGGAAGTgactcactttttctttttcttcttgatgTACTTATCCTGGGCATATTCGGTCTTATCTCGGAATGTTGAGCTGCTCTCTATAAGCCGCTGAATGATTTCCTGTGgagcacatacacatattttctCCAATCTCTCTTCTGTTATACTTCAACATTTCATCTGATAATTTAAAAGATAAGGTTCccatgacaa from Etheostoma cragini isolate CJK2018 chromosome 18, CSU_Ecrag_1.0, whole genome shotgun sequence encodes the following:
- the chgb gene encoding secretogranin-1 isoform X3 — encoded protein: MYLHLAKMRLIFVAVAVAALLTENLALPVGKEGQREDVVTRCLVEVLSKALSRPDSQLDQECKDLLQAGVNHAPLDKKSGEGIVTHGEVAKGYPEEKITDVKDIEALLQSVEDKRDLSEDERSQESWSLGDEKEKRHENEEEGEREKRSSWKPGRYHQRKHKRGEEEKDEDNERSQESWGIDEKRSEDEGDVEQEKRNWRPGRYHQRKHKRNEESFGGEMEEPEEERSQEYWDVDKRQGNEDEEERDKRIWKPTHRYHHKKKLHKRGDEPLEEEEDGERSQESWGLDKRDWRAGRFHQRRHKRDEELAEEAGEEPEEERSQESWDFDTGREKREWRAGRYHQRRHKRDEELSEEVREEPEEERSQESWGLDKRHGKEEQEIEKRIWKPTHRYHHKKKFHKRGGSEEEEEQRGDSEEYEETSKDGDHVMRYLAEKRNPWIFRGFYHPAWYKRDSNENAANNKMDKLAKVLSYKINQLASRSNQEEPKRSMHQRALTPPEEKELENLAAMDTELQKIAAKLHDNSA
- the chgb gene encoding secretogranin-1 isoform X2, encoding MYLHLAKMRLIFVAVAVAALLTENLALPVGKEGQREDVVTRCLVEVLSKALSRPDSQLDQECKDLLQAGVNHAPLDKKSGEGIVTHGEVAKGYPEEKITDVKDIEALLQSVEDKRDLSEDERSQESWSLGDEKEKRHENEEEGEREKRSSWKPGRYHQRKHKRGEEEKDEDNERSQESWGIDEKRSEDEGDVEQEKRNWRPGRYHQRKHKRNEESFGGEMEEPEEERSQEYWDVDKRQGNEDEEERDKRIWKPTHRYHHKKKLHKRGDEPLEEEEDGERSQESWGLDKRDWRAGRFHQRRHKRDEELAEEAGEEPEEERSQESWGLDKRDWRAGRFHQRRHKRDEELSEEAGEEPDEERSQESWDFDTGREKREWRAGRYHQRRHKRDEELSEEVREEPEEERSQESWGLDKRHGKEEQEIEKRIWKPTHRYHHKKKFHKRGGSEEEEEQRGDSEEYEETSKDGDHVMRYLAEKRNPWIFRGFYHPAWYKRDSNENAANNKMDKLAKVLSYKINQLASRSNQEEPKRSMHQRALTPPEEKELENLAAMDTELQKIAAKLHDNSA
- the chgb gene encoding secretogranin-1 isoform X1, with the translated sequence MYLHLAKMRLIFVAVAVAALLTENLALPVGKEGQREDVVTRCLVEVLSKALSRPDSQLDQECKDLLQAGVNHAPLDKKSGEGIVTHGEVAKGYPEEKITDVKDIEALLQSVEDKRDLSEDERSQESWSLGDEKEKRHENEEEGEREKRSSWKPGRYHQRKHKRGEEEKDEDNERSQESWGIDEKRSEDEGDVEQEKRNWRPGRYHQRKHKRNEESFGGEMEEPEEERSQEYWDVDKRQGNEDEEERDKRIWKPTHRYHHKKKLHKRGDEPLEEEEDGERSQESWGLDKRDWRAGRFHQRRHKRDEELAEEAGEEPEEERSQESWGLDKRDWRAGRFHQRRHKRDEELSEEEPEEQRSQESWGLDKRDRRAGRFHQRRHKRDEELSEEEPEEERSQESWGLDKRDWRAGRFHQRRHKRDEELSEEAGEEPDEERSQESWDFDTGREKREWRAGRYHQRRHKRDEELSEEVREEPEEERSQESWGLDKRHGKEEQEIEKRIWKPTHRYHHKKKFHKRGGSEEEEEQRGDSEEYEETSKDGDHVMRYLAEKRNPWIFRGFYHPAWYKRDSNENAANNKMDKLAKVLSYKINQLASRSNQEEPKRSMHQRALTPPEEKELENLAAMDTELQKIAAKLHDNSA
- the trmt6 gene encoding tRNA (adenine(58)-N(1))-methyltransferase non-catalytic subunit TRM6 translates to MADNVDEDSQYRIKEGDYVVLKRGDIFKAVQIQLKKKVIFEKQWFFLDKAVGQLYSSTFEIVSGGILQPLKPKDTESPTDAKEAGTDNRNIVDDGKSQKLTRDDIETLKEQGLKGQEIIQRLIESSSTFRDKTEYAQDKYIKKKKKKYENTVTILKPSCRILAMMYHGREPGKICHLRYDTLAQMLTLANIHAGSKVLVFETCAGLVLGSVMERMGGYGSVIQMYPGGGPVRAGVESFGFPEHFHDMLHEFPICHVNALLAGTLDTTAKDPSADSKKSDMSAEEEQNQPKAEPEEQSMETNTEADGTHDHEKDEREKLKEARAQGKKVKQEEKRKKLAAAAALLEGRNADGLVIASRFHPCPVLMGLLKFLSPSRPFVVYSQYKEALIECYTKLKDHGGTVNLRLTDTWLRHYQVLPNRTHPVLLMSGGGGYLLSGTTVAADRSKPAGSRRAEEPAAKRLKLTDTEG